One Pyrus communis chromosome 13, drPyrComm1.1, whole genome shotgun sequence genomic window carries:
- the LOC137713616 gene encoding fra a 1-associated protein-like, with protein sequence MGWVWRDDEDDDNNSTAIDINPRSDGDRCLTRKVVKTQCKTEEVEPGKFVRKCEKTEQLLRDCAGRPVEVVQSNKEYTEDDVTEEVLKGSATFGSSQHGAFDFPGLRSDIEDIERNFMGGLSRFFEAAEELKSGFFSAFGNIFDEGPSSPLPPRRREVPIEGHHQQEAFPKASVSDDSGHVDLSGLARDV encoded by the exons atggGGTGGGTGTGGAGGGACGACGAGGATGATGACAACAATTCAACGGCGATTGACATAAATCCTAGATCGGACGGCGATCGATGCTTGACGAGGAAGGTGGTGAAGACGCAGTGCAAGACTGAGGAGGTGGAGCCTGGAAAGTTCGTCAGGAAGTGCGAGAAGACCGAGCAGCTTCTCAGGGACTGCGCCGGCCG GCCCGTAGAAGTGGTGCAATCCAACAAGGAGTACACTGAAGATGATGTCACTGAAGAGGTGCTCAAGGGGTCTGCCACCTTTGGGTCATCACAGCACGGAGCATTTGACTTCCCAGGGCTACGCAGTGACATTGAAGACATTGAACGCAACTTTATGGGTGGCCTCAGCCGATTCTTTGAGGCTGCCGAGGAGTTGAAGAGTGGCTTCTTCAGTGCGTTTGGGAACATCTTTGATGAGGGACCTTCCTCCCCACTACCTCCTAGGAGGCGCGAGGTACCCATTGAAGGCCATCATCAGCAGGAAGCTTTTCCTAAAGCAAGTGTTAGCGACGACTCAGGACACGTTGATCTCTCTGGCTTGGCAAGAGATGTGTGA